The nucleotide sequence TACGTATTTTATTTCCGAGAGCTATTTTTGCCATCTAAGGATTTCATCAGTCTCGTCTGTTTAtctttactttgtttttgtttaccgAACAATCAAATGTTGGCCGATTTCTACACATCAGTTCCTATGTTAGTCGTCGCACTGTTAGCATATGACGATGAATATGGATAGCCACCTTTGCGTTCTTTGCGGTAACATAAAAACGCTTTGGCGAAAGCTCTTCTACAGCGAGCGCTTGTTAACGTATATATAAATGGGTTGATGGAAGTGTTAACAAGCAAGAACCATCTATTGAGGGAGTAAATGCAGATCGAGAAATTGCCACCGTAAAAAGTACCCGTGGTCTGCCATATCAAGTGAATAACATATTTGTATGCAGCTGGCAGGGTACAAATAAAGAACACAACCGAAATACAGATGCATGTCACCAACACTTGAGTTTCGTCTGATTTCTTTGCAGTCCTTCGGTCCTTACCAAGTTTTTTAATGGattttttgaagttttttacTGTCAGTGTGTACATGCAGGAGACCGTGACGATAGATGATAAGAACATGATGAAATACATGATGAAAATAGTGTGTTCTGCTTGGGTAGCTCGCATTTTGTCCGTATTTGCTAGTGCACACTGCACAAGCTTTGGCGTTGAACATAACAACCCAAGACCCCAGGTGCAGGCGATAACTCTCGTAGTACGGCCTTTAGTGTTGAAAAGTCTTGCTTTCAATGGGTTACAGATACCCATATAACGTTCTATACTAATGATGGTTATCATCCAGAGTGACACGAAGAGTAGAacggtgtgcaggtatgttaagGCACAGTTAAATATCAAATCAGTGACTTGTCCATACGTCAATCGAATGATGTAGTACATCAACACCGAAAGTAACAGTAACATATCTGACATGGCGAGATTAACCAGATACCTATTAGTTAACGTCTTCATGTATCGTACCCGACAGAACACGAAAATGAAAGATAGATTTAACAGTATGCCACAGGTAGAAATGATCGTTCCTCCGATGAAATAAGGTACGCCAGCAACAGCACATACGAAAGATTGAGGAGGCAAAGTCGAATCGTTAACAGCTGAGTTTGGCGCGATGCTAGTATTCCCGGCAGAATAGGTGTAGGAAAACATGGTGGTATCTGTGTTTGTTAAGTCCACTCACTGAAATGAgaaacaaacagaaaattgtatTTAGTGCTGCTTGTTGCTGGTATCTTGAACAAATATTTATTCGCAAACATCCATATGGTAATGATATACATCATAGTTCTATGTATCGCAAATTTAATCAAACGATACTTGCCTCCGAACTAAACATTTTGTAGAGAAACATTCTCACAAGTGGAATTTTTGGGTTTTGGGAAGTCTAAATAGcaatacaataaacaaacaaatctaACTTCCTGAGTAGTAGGTTTGTTTTCCTCTCGACAACTTAAACCTGACAACTACATGAACTAATCATAAGTTTATTAGCTAAATATCTTGTTTATACATATGTagagatatgtaaatgataaaaaatgataTGTTCGTACTGCACaatgtttgataaaatatatattttagcgtTGTTTTGTAGAACGAGACCCAATTTAATCATCATGAAACGATCAGCCACCGTAGCAAAGCACGTACCTATCGTTTCACAAAATATCCAAAAGTTACGGACGAGAAGTTGGTTTTGCTACGACCGGTTTAATTACTTCAGTGACAAGTATCGGCCTATTGGCCGTAAAAACGTGGTCCGCAAACCGCAATTTTGCGTTCAAAGCTTTACCAGTTATCCCTATATGCCACGTTCACATAAGGGAAACCATTATTTCACACCTTGTTATTATAATTTTGCACTATATTATAAAGGGATGCATTGTATAGTTGAAGTTTATGCTATGATAACCTAACACGCGCACGTACATCACAAACGTTTTGCTTAAAATACTACGTAACTGGTATGCATAATCCTGgatatttcacaaaatatgttGGTGTATATGTATTCTATTATTTGTGACATACTCACCAATTGCAGTGGTGTAAAAGATGTTGCCCCAAGTTTACCTGCTGTTAAATACCACGATAATAATGTGGAGCGATCAATGTTTCGATGTTTAACACATTGTCACCTTTTGCAGTTGGTCAAGTAACAAGCTGAGATCCGATATCCACAACTGTAGCTGCAAGACGCTCCTTCAAAAGCTGTTTGACTTGGGCAATGAGTTGTTCCAAATGATATTTCCCGAGCTATTCGCTACTTTTAAACAGCGAATCACACATGGGCCATATGCACTGCATACTATTTGCATGGTATTTGCATACTTAACCGACGAATCACCACCAACATAACATGTCATTgcataatgtatgcatatgatgTTTAGGTGTGTTTTGAAAGTGTTAAAGTCCATTTTACGCGACTGCGCCACTGGAAAGTATTAAAGACAATTTTACACCATAGATCAAATGAACCTGGCACATAGGATGCTGCTATGTAGTAAGATATTTGTACAGGAAACAGAAGGCAGTCATTGTTCTAATCCAACGTTCTCATACTGCGTCCAGCAGTTATATAGAGAAGGTCGTTGATAACACGGAAAAAGACAAGGGAACAAGGCTACGTACGGATATTATTACTGATCAAAGCAATCACGACGGTAAAGTGCTATCCTAtaatgttttcatcatttcCACGAAAAGAAATAAACCATAAGCAATTGCTAATTGCAGTGCTTATCATCAAACTATATATAGCTAGCAGTTGATTGATAACTTAAAGTGTTATTTATCGTGGAGTTTTATCACCTGACTATTACTATTCAATAAAGTTGTAATAAGTGACGAAACATGAAATGTCAAATGTTCTACGAATTCACACAAAGCAGCTTATGACAAAATGTGATTTCTAAAAATCTTTACAAACCATTCACTAGTCGTTTCAGTGAGTGATTGTGTTATTTGAATACCAACGACTTCGCAGTAAAATAA is from Glandiceps talaboti chromosome 1, keGlaTala1.1, whole genome shotgun sequence and encodes:
- the LOC144433655 gene encoding thyrotropin-releasing hormone receptor-like — its product is MFSYTYSAGNTSIAPNSAVNDSTLPPQSFVCAVAGVPYFIGGTIISTCGILLNLSFIFVFCRVRYMKTLTNRYLVNLAMSDMLLLLSVLMYYIIRLTYGQVTDLIFNCALTYLHTVLLFVSLWMITIISIERYMGICNPLKARLFNTKGRTTRVIACTWGLGLLCSTPKLVQCALANTDKMRATQAEHTIFIMYFIMFLSSIVTVSCMYTLTVKNFKKSIKKLGKDRRTAKKSDETQVLVTCICISVVFFICTLPAAYKYVIHLIWQTTGTFYGGNFSICIYSLNRWFLLVNTSINPFIYTLTSARCRRAFAKAFLCYRKERKGGYPYSSSYANSATTNIGTDV